From Virgibacillus ihumii, the proteins below share one genomic window:
- a CDS encoding PTS mannitol transporter subunit IICB — MAEKKGFRAKVQRFGSFLSGMIMPNIGAFIAWGIITALFIPDGWFPNEDLAVLVDPMLKYLLPLLIGYSGGRIVYDRRGGVVGAIATMGVIAGTDIPMFLGAMMMGPLGGYLIKKIDGLFQDKIKSGFEMLYNNFSAGILGAILAGIAVKLIGPVVAGLSSALATGVEAIVNAGLLPLASIIIEPAKVLFLNNAINHGILTPIGIEQANEVGDSILLLLEANPGPGFGVLLAFSIFGKGASKSSAPGAAFIQFIGGIHEIYFPYVLMKPALLLAVIGGGMSGVFTLSLFNAGLVGPASPGSIIAILMMTPQGNFLGVIAGVLVAAAVSFVISALILKTSKVKDEGLSEATGKMEEMKGKKSSVADSLKEEEPAAKANDEVNKIIFACDAGMGSSAMGASLLKNKFKKADIDIFVTNSAISQIPDDADLVITHQDLTSSAEEKIPDAEHISVENFLNSPKYDELVERFKN, encoded by the coding sequence ATGGCTGAAAAGAAAGGATTTCGAGCAAAAGTTCAGCGGTTTGGAAGCTTTTTAAGCGGAATGATTATGCCGAATATCGGCGCCTTTATTGCGTGGGGTATTATAACCGCACTATTCATTCCCGATGGCTGGTTTCCGAATGAAGATTTAGCGGTATTGGTCGACCCGATGCTTAAGTATTTGCTTCCGTTGTTAATCGGGTATTCAGGCGGCAGGATTGTATATGACAGGCGCGGAGGTGTCGTCGGTGCCATCGCCACAATGGGGGTTATTGCCGGAACGGATATTCCAATGTTCCTTGGCGCGATGATGATGGGGCCGCTTGGCGGATATCTCATCAAGAAAATTGACGGTCTGTTCCAGGATAAAATCAAATCAGGATTTGAAATGCTGTATAACAATTTTTCAGCAGGGATCCTGGGGGCAATTCTTGCTGGTATTGCGGTTAAATTAATTGGACCGGTTGTGGCAGGGTTGAGTTCCGCATTAGCAACTGGTGTCGAGGCAATTGTTAACGCCGGCTTGTTGCCGCTTGCCAGTATCATTATTGAACCAGCAAAAGTATTATTTTTAAACAATGCCATTAATCATGGGATTCTGACACCAATTGGAATCGAGCAGGCCAATGAAGTTGGGGATTCTATTCTGCTACTGCTCGAGGCAAACCCTGGTCCGGGATTTGGTGTGCTGTTGGCGTTTTCCATTTTTGGGAAAGGAGCATCGAAAAGTTCCGCTCCGGGTGCGGCGTTCATTCAGTTTATCGGTGGAATCCATGAAATTTATTTCCCATATGTATTGATGAAGCCGGCATTGTTGCTTGCCGTTATCGGTGGCGGTATGAGCGGTGTGTTCACATTGTCACTCTTTAATGCAGGTCTGGTCGGACCGGCATCACCGGGCAGTATCATTGCAATTCTAATGATGACACCACAAGGAAACTTCCTTGGCGTTATCGCTGGTGTACTTGTGGCTGCGGCGGTTTCATTTGTCATTTCCGCCCTTATTTTAAAAACGAGCAAAGTAAAAGATGAGGGTTTGTCAGAAGCTACTGGTAAGATGGAAGAAATGAAAGGGAAGAAAAGCTCGGTCGCTGATTCGTTAAAAGAAGAAGAACCAGCGGCAAAAGCAAACGATGAGGTCAATAAGATAATTTTTGCCTGTGACGCCGGAATGGGCTCCAGCGCAATGGGCGCATCCTTGTTGAAAAATAAATTTAAAAAAGCGGACATTGATATTTTTGTAACCAATTCTGCGATCAGTCAAATCCCGGATGACGCGGATCTCGTCATTACGCATCAGGATTTAACGAGCAGTGCTGAGGAGAAAATACCGGATGCGGAACACATTTCGGTGGAAAACTTTTTAAACAGCCCGAAGTATGATGAACTGGTGGAACGATTTAAAAACTAA
- a CDS encoding PTS sugar transporter subunit IIA, translating into MDNEILNEQNIQLGVNLNGKEEAVRYAGGILVDNGYVEKEYVEKMLDREEVTSTYMGNNVAIPHGTEDSKGTVTKTGISIVTIPDGVDFDGNTVKVLIGIAGKGDEHLEVLSKIAIVCAEEENIQKIIDADSSEQILALFNEVE; encoded by the coding sequence ATGGATAACGAAATTTTAAACGAACAAAATATTCAACTCGGTGTGAATTTGAACGGAAAAGAAGAAGCAGTGCGTTATGCCGGCGGAATTTTAGTTGATAATGGCTATGTGGAAAAAGAATATGTCGAAAAAATGCTCGATCGTGAAGAAGTGACGTCCACGTATATGGGAAATAACGTGGCCATCCCGCACGGAACAGAGGATTCAAAAGGTACGGTAACCAAGACCGGTATCTCGATTGTGACCATTCCGGATGGCGTTGATTTCGATGGCAATACAGTTAAAGTATTAATCGGGATTGCCGGAAAAGGGGATGAACATCTCGAAGTACTTTCTAAAATCGCCATCGTATGTGCAGAGGAAGAGAATATCCAAAAAATAATCGATGCTGATTCAAGTGAACAAATTCTCGCCTTATTCAACGAGGTGGAATAA
- a CDS encoding mannitol-1-phosphate 5-dehydrogenase translates to MLAVHFGAGNIGRGFIGELLFKAGYHTTFVDVNEAVINELNAKKEYNVILAAENSETLTVKDVSGINSVSDPDDVVDAIVKADVVTTAVGPNILPIIAELIARGLRKRAARNLEALNLIACENMIGGSELLKEKVYEHLAPAERGKFDELFGFPNAAVDRIVPNQSNEDLLTVSVEPYYEWVVERAGIKGVAPDVDGITYVDDLQPYIERKLFTVNTGHAVPAYIGQYMGYETINEAMQDPHIQEIINGALRESGEVLIQTYDFNRETHEEYIDKIIARFKNPYISDDVKRVGRGPIRKLGAMDRLVRPATEYVEVTGKNPVYLAKIIAAALHFHDEEDDEAVKLQEIIAEDGYERALQKVSGLESDDRVLTAVLEELEKLKKLK, encoded by the coding sequence ATGTTGGCTGTACATTTTGGCGCCGGGAACATCGGCCGCGGGTTTATCGGGGAACTCCTGTTTAAAGCAGGCTACCATACAACCTTTGTCGATGTGAATGAAGCAGTTATCAACGAACTGAACGCGAAAAAGGAATATAACGTTATTTTGGCCGCAGAAAACAGTGAAACACTGACCGTGAAGGATGTTTCCGGAATCAATAGTGTCTCGGATCCGGACGATGTGGTGGATGCTATTGTGAAAGCCGATGTTGTCACAACAGCTGTGGGGCCGAATATCCTGCCGATTATCGCGGAGCTTATTGCACGTGGACTACGTAAACGGGCGGCGCGTAATCTGGAAGCTTTGAATTTGATTGCGTGCGAAAATATGATTGGCGGCAGTGAATTGCTGAAGGAAAAGGTATATGAACATCTAGCCCCGGCTGAGCGCGGAAAATTTGACGAGCTGTTTGGCTTTCCAAATGCTGCAGTTGACCGGATTGTGCCGAACCAGTCAAATGAAGATTTGCTGACCGTGTCTGTCGAGCCATATTATGAGTGGGTCGTGGAGCGGGCAGGCATTAAAGGTGTAGCCCCTGACGTTGACGGAATCACGTATGTTGATGACCTCCAGCCATATATTGAGCGGAAGCTTTTTACCGTGAACACAGGCCACGCGGTCCCGGCATACATCGGACAATACATGGGTTATGAAACAATCAATGAAGCAATGCAGGATCCACATATCCAGGAAATTATCAACGGTGCATTGCGAGAGTCCGGTGAAGTTCTCATTCAAACGTATGATTTTAACCGCGAGACGCACGAAGAATATATTGACAAAATCATTGCCCGCTTCAAAAATCCGTATATATCAGATGACGTCAAGCGTGTCGGGCGCGGACCGATTCGTAAGCTGGGAGCGATGGATCGGCTGGTCAGGCCTGCCACTGAGTATGTGGAGGTTACCGGCAAAAACCCAGTCTACCTTGCCAAAATCATCGCCGCAGCACTGCATTTTCATGATGAAGAAGATGATGAGGCTGTGAAGCTGCAGGAGATAATTGCGGAAGATGGATATGAGCGGGCGTTGCAGAAAGTATCCGGTTTGGAGTCGGACGATCGGGTGCTGACGGCTGTGTTGGAAGAGTTGGAAAAGCTGAAGAAGTTGAAATAA
- a CDS encoding BglG family transcription antiterminator: MYISGRERKFIHLLLHTDAALTVNQIADTLDVSERTVHRDLKNIEDIVAEYNLQLIRQSGRGLIISGDDEARKKLDLEVSQAEFSDFTAEERQAMIYATLLEMDEPIKLFTLANELKVTIATVSHDLDQLEEELKTYQLTLIRKRGYGVRLEGNESNKRAALSSLITAHIEPFQYVSLLKNNIKKQQQTNTISDRLLGLVDPEKLTIIEETVNKAMDELPQKLADSAYIGLVVHLALALERLLKGDSIHMDPDYLAQMEESREFAVAQKMIAHFEEAFQMDIPKDEIGYITMHLMGAKIRSDSNSLMEESGLDVVYKAKELINYVSSMVSDDLLRENTVLLNDLAAHLKPSIYRMKQGLTIRNPLIGEIQRDYESLFDLVQEAVAEIFPDLDFPDDEIGYLVLHFAAAMIRDEAGSEMRALVICSSGIGTAKILATKLKQQIPEIRHVENKSVLDLEQAEMSRHDIVVSTIGLDGFEDDYIQISPMLTEAEVHRIRKAIKQKKITRRLSRDDKAVQPNEDFMQQLKRTQHYTKAVTELLDSVNVVNIPEKLPIALILQFIGNELETLGLIRNKELVFEKLQKREQKGGLGIPGTTLALYHARSSGLDNLSFTIYPLNHPVTLEGMDNTPMNVDTILVMLAPDDANQETLDVLSHLSSIIIQDDEKISLFESGDEARVKTLMTNEMQKFLHDKNIL; the protein is encoded by the coding sequence ATGTATATTTCCGGACGTGAACGTAAATTCATTCATTTGCTGTTGCACACAGACGCTGCCCTGACCGTGAATCAAATCGCCGATACGCTTGATGTAAGCGAGCGAACCGTTCATCGTGATTTGAAAAATATCGAGGACATTGTTGCGGAATATAATCTGCAATTGATCCGGCAATCAGGCCGCGGGCTGATTATCTCCGGTGACGACGAAGCCAGGAAGAAACTCGATTTGGAAGTTTCCCAGGCGGAGTTTTCGGATTTCACGGCAGAAGAGCGGCAGGCGATGATTTACGCGACACTTTTGGAAATGGATGAACCCATCAAACTTTTCACCCTTGCCAATGAATTAAAAGTAACAATTGCAACGGTCAGCCATGATTTAGATCAGCTTGAAGAGGAACTGAAGACGTATCAGCTCACCTTAATCCGCAAACGAGGTTATGGTGTTCGTCTGGAAGGAAATGAATCAAATAAACGTGCGGCATTAAGCAGCCTGATCACCGCACATATTGAACCGTTTCAATATGTCTCGCTTTTAAAAAATAATATAAAAAAACAGCAGCAAACCAATACGATTTCGGACAGGCTGCTCGGATTGGTGGATCCGGAAAAACTGACGATTATCGAAGAAACGGTTAATAAAGCGATGGATGAATTGCCGCAAAAGCTGGCTGACAGTGCCTATATCGGATTGGTGGTTCATCTGGCGCTTGCATTGGAACGGCTATTAAAAGGGGATTCGATTCATATGGATCCGGATTATTTGGCTCAAATGGAGGAATCCAGGGAATTTGCAGTGGCGCAAAAAATGATTGCGCATTTTGAAGAAGCATTCCAGATGGACATTCCGAAAGATGAAATCGGCTATATTACGATGCATTTGATGGGGGCAAAAATACGGTCCGATTCAAACAGTTTAATGGAAGAATCGGGATTGGATGTTGTTTACAAAGCGAAAGAGCTGATAAACTATGTCAGCAGCATGGTCAGTGACGATCTGCTGCGCGAAAACACTGTATTGCTGAATGATTTGGCCGCCCATCTGAAACCGTCTATTTACCGGATGAAGCAGGGGCTGACTATACGCAATCCGTTAATCGGGGAGATCCAACGTGATTATGAATCGCTGTTTGACCTGGTGCAGGAAGCGGTCGCGGAGATTTTTCCAGATCTGGATTTTCCGGATGACGAAATCGGTTATCTCGTCCTGCACTTTGCAGCTGCGATGATTCGCGATGAGGCAGGCTCGGAAATGCGTGCACTGGTTATTTGCTCGAGCGGAATCGGGACTGCGAAAATACTGGCAACCAAGCTCAAGCAGCAGATTCCGGAAATCAGACACGTGGAAAATAAATCGGTCCTTGATTTGGAACAGGCTGAAATGTCGAGGCACGATATCGTTGTTTCCACGATTGGGCTGGACGGTTTCGAGGATGATTATATCCAAATTTCACCGATGCTGACAGAAGCGGAAGTACACCGCATTAGAAAGGCAATCAAGCAGAAAAAAATTACCCGGCGCTTGTCACGTGATGACAAAGCGGTGCAGCCAAACGAAGACTTCATGCAGCAGTTGAAAAGGACCCAGCATTACACAAAAGCGGTGACGGAGTTATTAGATTCGGTTAACGTCGTGAATATTCCGGAAAAATTACCGATAGCATTGATTTTACAGTTTATCGGCAATGAACTGGAAACACTGGGACTGATCCGCAATAAGGAACTTGTTTTTGAAAAGCTGCAAAAACGGGAACAAAAAGGCGGACTTGGAATACCGGGTACAACATTGGCACTGTATCATGCCCGGTCAAGCGGACTGGATAACCTGAGTTTTACTATTTATCCGCTGAACCATCCGGTAACACTGGAGGGGATGGACAATACCCCGATGAACGTGGATACAATCCTGGTCATGCTTGCCCCGGATGATGCGAATCAGGAGACGCTCGATGTGTTGAGCCATCTGAGCAGTATCATTATTCAGGATGATGAAAAGATTAGTCTGTTTGAATCCGGCGATGAGGCCCGGGTCAAAACGTTGATGACAAACGAAATGCAAAAGTTTTTACATGACAAAAATATTCTGTAG
- a CDS encoding GNAT family N-acetyltransferase produces the protein MVKITHQTEQSARDFIRKKVIEHNMKQLPDELKTNKEEFGFVMEDDDGHVIGGITGTMYWQHVHIDFLWVEETLRLEGYGRMLLERLEKYAISSGCRLIFLDSFSFQAPEFYMKNGFETFGILEDHPKGFNQYFLQKRLT, from the coding sequence ATGGTAAAAATCACACATCAGACAGAGCAGTCTGCACGGGATTTTATCCGGAAAAAAGTAATCGAACACAACATGAAACAGCTGCCGGATGAACTGAAAACGAACAAAGAAGAGTTTGGCTTCGTGATGGAAGATGACGATGGGCATGTGATCGGCGGCATCACCGGAACGATGTATTGGCAGCACGTACATATCGATTTTCTGTGGGTCGAGGAAACACTGCGGCTGGAAGGATACGGCCGGATGCTGCTGGAGCGGCTTGAAAAGTATGCCATTAGCAGTGGGTGCAGGCTGATTTTTCTGGATTCATTCAGCTTTCAGGCACCGGAGTTTTATATGAAAAATGGATTCGAGACTTTCGGCATTCTGGAGGATCACCCGAAAGGTTTTAATCAGTATTTTTTACAGAAGCGATTGACATGA